The DNA sequence GCGAACATCACCGCCGACCACATCCGCCAGCTCGGCCAGTGGGACCCCGACGCCGACCCGAGCGTGGAGATCCAGTTCACCCCGGCCCGGGTCCTGATGCAGGACTTCACCGGCGTGCCCTGCGTCGTCGACCTGGCCACCATGCGCGAGGCCGTACGCGACCTCGGCGGCGACCCGACCAAGGTCAACCCGCTCGCCCCCGCCGAGCTGGTCATCGACCACTCCGTCATCGCCGACCTCTTCGGCCGCGAGGACGCCTTCGAGCGCAACGTCGAACTGGAGTACGGCCGCAACAAGGAGCGCTACCAGTTCCTGCGCTGGGGCCAGACCGCGTTCAACGAGTTCAAGGTCGTCCCGCCCGGCACCGGCATCGTGCACCAGGTCAACATCGAATACCTGGCCCGCACGATCATGGAGCGGGGCGGTCAGGCCTACCCGGACACCGTCGTCGGCACCGACTCGCACACCACGATGGTCAACGGCCTCGGCGTGCTCGGCTGGGGCGTCGGCGGCATCGAGGCCGAGGCCGCCATGCTCGGCCAGCCGGTCAGCATGCTGATCCCCCGCGTCGTCGGCTTCAAGCTGCACGGCGAGATGCCGACCGGCACCACCGCCACCGACCTGGTGCTGACCATCACCGAGATGCTGCGCAAGCACGGCGTGGTCGGCAAGTTCGTCGAGTTCTACGGCCCCGGCGTGAGCGCCGTACCGCTGGCCAACCGGGCCACCATCGGCAACATGAGCCCCGAGTACGGCTCCACCGTCGCGATCTTCCCGATCGACGCCGAGACCATCGCCTACCTGAAGCTCACCGGCCGCGACGAGAAGCAGGTCGCGCTCGTCGAGGCGTACGCCAAGGAGCAGGGCCTCTGGCACGACCCGGCCGCCGAGCCCAACTACTCCGAGCGGCTCGAACTCGACCTGTCCACCATCGAGCCGTCGCTGGCCGGCCCGAAGCGCCCCCAGGACCGGGTGCCGCTGGGCAGCGCCAAGACCCTCTTCCGCTCGGCGCTGACCGACTACGTCGCCGACGTCCCGCCGGCCGTCGGCGGCCCCGCCGACGAGGCCAGCGCCGAGTCGTTCCCGGCCAGCGACCCGCCGGCCGCCGACGGCCTCAACGACCCCGCCGACAAGCCGCGTGACCTGGTCACGGCGGCGGTGGGCGCGGGCGGCCGGGCGTCCAACCCGATCCGGGTCACCGGCGATGACGGCACCGAGTTCGAACTCGACCACGGCGCGGTCGTCATCGCCGCCATCACGTCGTGCACCAACACCTCCAACCCGCAGGTGATGATCGGCGCGGCGCTGCTGGCCCGCAACGCGGTCGAGAAGGGACTGTCCCGCAAGCCGTGGGTCAAGACCACCCTCGCCCCCGGCTCCAAGGTGGTCATGGACTACTACGAGCGGGCCGGTCTGACCCCCTACCTGGAGAAGCTCGGCTTCCACCTGGTCGGCTACGGCTGCACCACCTGCATCGGCAACTCCGGCCCGCTGCCCGAGGCGGTCTCCGCCGCCGTGAACGAGGCCGACCTCGCCGTCGTCTCGGTCCTCTCCGGCAACCGCAACTTCGAGGGCCGGATCAACCCCGACGTCAAGATGAACTACCTGGCGTCCCCGCCGCTGGTCGTCGCGTACGCGCTGGCCGGCACGATGGACATCGACGTCGCCAACGAGCCGCTCGGCGAGGGCGCCGACGGCCAGCCGGTGTTCCTGCGCGACATCTGGCCCAGCGCCGCCGAGATCGAGGATGTCATCGCGGCGTCGGTGGCCAGCGAGATGTTCAGCCGCGACTACGCCGACGTCTTCGCCGGCGACCAGCGCTGGCAGTCGCTGCCCACCCCGACCGGCGACACGTTCGCCTGGGAGAACGAGTCGACGTACGTCCGCAAGCCCCCGTACTTCGAGGGCATGGCGCAGGAGCCGGCGCCGGTGGGCGACATCGCCGGCGCCCGGGTCCTGGCCCGGCTCGGCGACTCCGTCACCACCGACCACATCTCGCCGGCCGGCTCGATCAAGGCCGACTCCCCCGCCGGGAAGTACCTCGCCGAGCACGGCGTGCCCAGGCACGAGTTCAACTCGTACGGCTCCCGGCGCGGCAACCACGAGGTGATGATCCGCGGCACCTTCGCCAACATCCGGCTACGCAACCAGCTGGTGCCCGGCGTCGAGGGCGGCTTCACCGTCAACCACCTCACCGGCGAGCAGACCAGCATCTACGACGCCTCGGTCGCCTACCAGGAGGCCGGCGTGCCGCTGGTCATCCTGGCCGGCAAGGAGTACGGCTCGGGCTCGTCGCGGGACTGGGCGGCCAAGGGCACGATGCTGCTCGGCGTCAAGGCGGTCGTCGCCGAGTCGTACGAGCGCATCCACCGCTCCAACCTGATCGGCATGGGCGTGCTGCCGCTGCAGTTCCCCCAGGGCGAGACGGCGGAGTCGCTGGGGCTGACCGGCACCGAGACGTTCTCGATCAGCGGGGTGACCGCGCTCAACGAGGGCAGCACCCCGCGCACCGTGAAGGTCACCACGGACAGCGGCGTCGAGTTCGACGCGGTGGTCCGGATCGACACCCCGGGTGAGGCCGACTACTACCGGCACGGCGGCATCCTGCAGTACGTGCTGCGCCGCATGATCACGAGCTGATCCGAGGTACGCGACCAAGGGCGGGCTCCCGACCGGGGCCCGCCCTTGTCGTGCCCGGGTGGGGCGGCGCGGCACGTGGC is a window from the Polymorphospora rubra genome containing:
- the acnA gene encoding aconitate hydratase AcnA; this translates as MASLDTFGAKSQLRVADASYEIFKISQVDGHDRLPYSLKILLENLLRTEDGANITADHIRQLGQWDPDADPSVEIQFTPARVLMQDFTGVPCVVDLATMREAVRDLGGDPTKVNPLAPAELVIDHSVIADLFGREDAFERNVELEYGRNKERYQFLRWGQTAFNEFKVVPPGTGIVHQVNIEYLARTIMERGGQAYPDTVVGTDSHTTMVNGLGVLGWGVGGIEAEAAMLGQPVSMLIPRVVGFKLHGEMPTGTTATDLVLTITEMLRKHGVVGKFVEFYGPGVSAVPLANRATIGNMSPEYGSTVAIFPIDAETIAYLKLTGRDEKQVALVEAYAKEQGLWHDPAAEPNYSERLELDLSTIEPSLAGPKRPQDRVPLGSAKTLFRSALTDYVADVPPAVGGPADEASAESFPASDPPAADGLNDPADKPRDLVTAAVGAGGRASNPIRVTGDDGTEFELDHGAVVIAAITSCTNTSNPQVMIGAALLARNAVEKGLSRKPWVKTTLAPGSKVVMDYYERAGLTPYLEKLGFHLVGYGCTTCIGNSGPLPEAVSAAVNEADLAVVSVLSGNRNFEGRINPDVKMNYLASPPLVVAYALAGTMDIDVANEPLGEGADGQPVFLRDIWPSAAEIEDVIAASVASEMFSRDYADVFAGDQRWQSLPTPTGDTFAWENESTYVRKPPYFEGMAQEPAPVGDIAGARVLARLGDSVTTDHISPAGSIKADSPAGKYLAEHGVPRHEFNSYGSRRGNHEVMIRGTFANIRLRNQLVPGVEGGFTVNHLTGEQTSIYDASVAYQEAGVPLVILAGKEYGSGSSRDWAAKGTMLLGVKAVVAESYERIHRSNLIGMGVLPLQFPQGETAESLGLTGTETFSISGVTALNEGSTPRTVKVTTDSGVEFDAVVRIDTPGEADYYRHGGILQYVLRRMITS